In Scyliorhinus canicula chromosome 12, sScyCan1.1, whole genome shotgun sequence, the sequence taatgtcctttgttgtgacatcatggttgtgttgtaattcactgactgaccactaggagaccCATTAGTATAtttagtgaatgttagagtcatatGACCCCTCAAACTGGCTGGAGAaagctggagagaggttgctttataataataataatataataatctttattgtcacaagtaggcttacattaacaccgcaatgaaattactgtgaaaggccccgagtcgccacactcggggcctgtttgggtagacagagggaaaattcagaatgtccaaattgcctagcagggccgcacggtagcacaagtggatagaactgtggcttcacagcgccagggtcccaggttcaattccccgttggttcactgtctgtgcggagtctgcatattctccccgtgtctgcgtgggtggattgaccataattATAGAATTCACagggcaggaagaggccattcggcccatcgagtctgcacaggctcttggaaagagcaccctaaccaaacccacacctccaccctatccccataacccagtaaccccacccagcattaagggcaatttaggacattaaggtcaatttagcatagccaatccacctaacctgcacatctttggactgtgggaggaaactagaccacccagaggaaacccacgcacacatggagagAACGCATCAAGTTCACCAGAGGAGATAAATTGTCTCTATCAAACCTACCGAATCCTTTAATCATCGTCAACCCCCTTGGTTACCTCAccccagtggcccaagccggaattgaccctggagctgtgaagcaattatgttaaccacaatgctgccgtgctgcccttagtgaccaaaaaggttagatggggttattgggttacggggatacgaggaaagtgagggtttaagtgggttggtgcagacgcgatgggccaaatggcctccttctgcactgtatgatctaacctcgtctttcgggactgtgagaggaaaccggagcacctggaggaaacccacgtagacagagggagaacgtgcagactccacacaggcagcgaccgaagctgggaatcgaaactgggaccctggagctgtgaagcaacagtgctaaccattgtgggaccgtgctgcccttgtgctagatcttactgtttttcatctgttgttttgtatatagtttacccacagttaatgttaataaatggtttatagctttagctacaagtgttcttgtaatatagatctggccatccgacaagaacattacaccctttagggagggaagtctgccgtccttccccggtctggcctacatgtgactcgggacccacagcaatgtggttgacccttcacCTTCTGAAATGGCCCGAGTGAACCACTCGGTTGTATCGAACCGGCGTTCCATGCCCCCTGGGCACGGCAGGGGCTGGTTTGTGCCCAACATTTTAATTTCAATTAGCTGAGCTTCCTTTGAAAATTTTCTTTTGCTGCAGTGCCCCTTCAGGGGCCTTCACCCTTATTAATTTGTGAATAAGTTTAATCTGTTATGTTGTTGGTTTTTCACAAGAGTATTGATCGGGGGTGGTTGGTGCCCTGGGTTGAATGGGAGGAGAGTTGTGAGACTGAACCTGTCAATAAACCCTCACAATAATGAAAAGCTCTGTGTTTTGGTTTCAACTTCAGCAGTCGGCTTGGAACCTGTTAACACAGATGGTAGAGGCATTGGTGATACTCTTCCAAAGTTCCTTCGGTTATGGAAAGGTGGATTGCAAAATAACGGAAGCCGCCCATTGTCATCAAACCCCATTTCCTTCACTGATGTTCTGATGGAGAGAAATCTGCCACTTTTGCCTGGTCTGGccggcatgtgactccagacccacagcaatggctcTTCACTGACCCTGTGAACTGTCCCAGTGAGTCACCGCGTTGTATCAAACCGTACAATATGCCTGCCGCAAGGACTGCAACAGCTGAAAAAGGTGGCtcgccccctccctaacagcactgtgggtgtacctacatcacatggtctTCAATGATTCAGGAAGGGGGCATCTCaccaccccaccttctcaaggtgaaATTAGGGATTGGGAAATAGATGTTGGCCTGGCCATgatacccacattccatgaacggGGAGAAGACAGTGATGGAGGGGCACGAGGCCCGGATGCGCTGGAAGGCAACAGAAAGTCAGTAAATTTTCATTCCAGCAGCGCCTGTTACCTCACAACTCTCTTTGCAAAGTACCTACCTCACCTTCCATTGGCGTCCCAAAAGGGTGAGTCATGCCACCAATCctgtgtgcaagtgtgtgtgtaaTCCCAGTACAAAGTACAAAGGTAGGTTTGATGTGCTTTTGCCATGAAGGATCTCCAGAAAACTATTGGCCGTCGAAGTGACCGGTGATGGTTCCAGCTTCCTGACAGTTTATGCTCATTTCTGAACCCCTGGTTCATTCCGTGGTTCATAGCCATTCACTCCTGCGGCCCGTGCGGCCAAAACCATTTTCACACTTCATAACTGCCCTCACTCACAAGATCCATTCCTCTGCCATTGTTGACAAGCTTCCCAGAGGATCCGGGAATCACccaggacagggggggggggggggggggggggtccgctggCCCATCATGTGTGCGCCGGATCGGACCCATTCACTCAATCCCCAGCCTGACAACTGGCAATACTTTCACAAGTATTTCTGTTTTGAAAGTCGCTGTACAAACATACAAAGTAGGggcaaggaggaggccattcggcccctcgagcctgtccaccatttgataaaatcttggctgatctgattgtggcctccagTCCACTCTGCTGCCTACTCCTGATATTGTTAAGACTCCCCTGTTAGTCAGGAATCTATCTCCCTGCATCAAAACTATTCACTGACGCTACCTGCATCACTCGATGGGGAAGAGACTTTCAATTCATTACCCctgtgagaagaaattcctcttcatctcagtttgaaacgggagaccccttatttttaaactgtgccccttgGTTCTAGTCTCTGCCACAAGAGGAAActtcctttcaacatccacccAGTCCCATgctcagggggctggattctccattatagagactatgcccccacgccggcgccaaaacgtgcagttttactcctgaaattcctgcaaaaaagtgAAACGAATTcccagccttgcagggggctagcagggacccggagtgaaccttgctgccgatacgggcccccgcacttccgggtcagaggccgcgcatgcgcacggcggtgccctccagcggccacgccgcgctccatggcggacttggaccgcggCGCCAGACCCAAGAAAGAGACCCCCCTAATCGGCCGCGCGCCCAACCTTCAAACCCTGCACATTAATTCCCAGGCTGCCGATAAGGCCCCCCCCGGTCTCCGATCCCCTTTCCCCCGACtggggcggccgcagactgagtccgcagccgccacgcgagcatcTCAACTGGCAATAGCAGGTTcattccacaccgtcgggaactcggccagttgggggcggaggattgctgagcgggccGCTGGCAATGGTCCCCTGGTGGCACGGCGTACTCCCCGGAGACGCCGGTGTTCGGAGAATCGCTGAGCCAGTGCCGGGCCCGATTAcggcgtgaaactggattctctgcctcggCGCCAGCCGCACTTTCAGagtcggggtgtggagaatcagcCCAGGATCTTATTGACTccaataaaatcacctctcattcttctcaactccaatggacccaacctgtccaaactttcctcaaAAGATAACCCCCCTTATCCCAGGAATAAACCCAGTGAGCCTTCTCTGAATAATGTCTGACACAATTACCTCTTAAATAGGGTGACCAaatctgtgcacaatactccagatctgttctcaccaatgccctgtccaACTGTTGAGACTCATCCCTATTTttttattccacccccccccccatgcgataaataccaacattccatttaccttcctaaccatttgctgctccggcagactaaccttttgtgattgatgtgcctggacacccagatccctctggacctcaagattctccaatcccgctccATTTAAATCATTTGCTGTGTTCCTCTACCTTTTTGCCACAGTCGACAAGTTCACACTTTCCCAACTCCATCTatattttgcccactcacttcacGCATCCAAATCCCCTTGTAGACTCCAtacgtcctcttcacaacatactttcccacctaactttgtgtcgtcagcaagtTTAGCAACaataccttcagccccttcatccgagtcattgatataaagagtaaatagctgaggcccctgcATTGTTCCCTGTGATGCTCTGCTAGCTGCAGCTTGCAAGCCCCACAGTGACCCATTTATCACTACACTTGCTTCCTGCTAACTCAGCAATCTGCATTTCAATTCCACCTGATTGTGCTATCACATCCACCATTGAAGCTGCTtccatccccaccctgcccccccgccccccaatctcccccccacccccggatctTTCCTgattctcttcaatctgtgtcccctctGGTTACCGAGCCTCCTGCCAAATGGAAACACTTTCAAAACCACATCTCCTGAATGCTTCGATTAAATCTactccttaaccttctctgctccaacgtgaacaatcccagcttcaccAATGTCAATGGCTTAGATCCCATATAAAACACAAAAACACAGACGGCTGTGTGAGGCGGGTGGGGTGGATGAGAATGGGGCGTGGGTGTCCTTGTTTATTTCAACCACTTAAGAAAGTCTTGCAATCATTTTATTTTGAGATTCAACAGGACACGGGTCATACAGTGACAGATGATATCGCTGAGGAGTTTCATTCTCTACGATCACCGTGGCTATCAGGGTTcagagagaaaatgctgtaatCCTTTGGTTGCTTCAGGAATACTCACGAGGTGGCTCACAGGAGGAATGTCACACTGAATGCATTAGTTGATCGAACAGGATTCTAGTGTAGGTGTTAATGGCGGCAGTACTATTATTCATCACACCCCTGTCCAAAGGAAATTTAATAGCAGTTAGATAGATTCCAAAAGATGAAATGCAACACTGTTCCCCCACCTTCTCTGGGACCCCCTAAGGGACAaaataaacactcccaggacaggaacagctcggggttagatacagagtaaagctccctctacactgtccccatcaaacactcccaggacaggtacagcacagggttagatacagagtaaagctccctctacactgtccccatcaaacactcccagggcaggtacagcacagggttagatacagagtaaagctccctctacactgtccccatcaaacactcccaggacaggtacagcacggggttagatacagagtaaagctccctctacactgtccccatcaaacactcccaggacaggtacagcacggggttagatacagagtaaagctccctctacactgtccccatcaaacactcccaggacaggtagagcacagggtagatacagagtaaagctccctctacactgtccccatcaaacactcccaggacaggtacggtacaaggttagatacagagtaaagctccctctacactgtccccatcaaacactcccaggacaggtagagcacggggttagatacagagtaaagctccctctacactgtccccatcaaacactcccaggacagggacagcacggggttagatacagagtaaagctccctctacactgtccccatcaaacactcccaggacaggtagagcacagggttagatacagagtaaagcaccctctacactgtccccatcaaacactcccaggacaggtacagcacagggttagatactaagtaaagctccctctacactgtccccatgaaacactcccaggacagggacagcacggggttagatacagagtaaagctccctctacactgtccccatcaaacactcccaggacaggtacagcacagggttagatacagagtaaagctccctccacaccatCCCCAGGACACCCTACACTGCCTCGGAATATTTTAGCCACACTCTatggtgatatacatcactgtagatacacaaggggttaatgtaaatacacataggctagctagatactagagggagcaccagagatttgacacacagacactcaaccaataggtcagtaagataggacacgaccaatgggcattcacgatacacacagaggtgacactaccacaggggggcattacaccaacccatatataaaggacacaccacacatgatcttcctctttccagtggagacactcagtgagtacagacacagggttgattcaacatcacacccaccatgtggattgtagcagactggttcatcagtctgagtagctatagaaggattaacagtggaGGCGAAtcagagtaggagaattgtaaatagtttaataaatgcgtAGAAGCCTCCAcgtctggaccttcctttgtcagagtgaacatcaaggaagcggcttatgctacgccaagagcataacaagacaccctCATGAGGGCAGACTCGACCTCGGTTAACATTGGATCTGTAAGGGGCAGCTCCTGACAATTGTACTTGGGAACTGGACTCTGCTGTCCATCACTCGAACATTACTGAATGCTCCATCCACTTCCGCTCAACCTAATATATTTCTGTTTTTGGATGGGAACAGTTTGAATGTGAATCCTCATGCCAGCTTCCTCTGCACTTACTTGAGGAACTGTGCGGTTGATGAGGAGGCAGCAGTCTCATACCAGTTGGTGATCTTCGTGGAGACAGAATTCCAGTATTCCTGTAGGGTGTCTGTAAATCCCACCTCCGCAGACTGATCCTTCAACACACCGTCACCCGTCGATACTGAACAACACAAAACAAAGCATGAGAG encodes:
- the LOC119975166 gene encoding apolipoprotein C-II-like; translation: MRNMMMLNVVTLPVVLFTLSCCVSTGDGVLKDQSAEVGFTDTLQEYWNSVSTKITNWYETAASSSTAQFLKGVMNNSTAAINTYTRILFDQLMHSV